One window of the Natronomonas marina genome contains the following:
- a CDS encoding DUF5615 family PIN-like protein has product MSVLTDEHVPSVFITTLRSNGHGVVKAREAFGEATDDEQLLRFCGENGLPFITHDRKDFAGSLADTVDHAGIVIYTDANYLRDDPESAVRTLERIFAHYPLDELRNELVWLDQWRR; this is encoded by the coding sequence GTGTCCGTTCTCACCGACGAACACGTTCCCAGCGTATTCATCACGACCCTTCGGTCGAACGGACACGGGGTCGTCAAAGCCAGGGAAGCATTCGGAGAGGCTACCGACGACGAGCAGTTACTCCGTTTCTGCGGTGAGAACGGTCTCCCGTTCATCACGCACGACAGGAAGGACTTCGCGGGAAGTCTCGCCGACACCGTAGACCACGCGGGAATCGTGATATACACCGACGCGAACTATCTTCGAGACGACCCCGAGAGTGCCGTCCGCACCCTCGAACGAATCTTCGCTCACTATCCGCTCGACGAACTGAGGAACGAACTCGTCTGGCTCGACCAGTGGCGTCGGTAG
- a CDS encoding HD domain-containing protein: MDIEGVFPEIESIEDDSLRTGVATAWTTAAGVNGLDVEELPQQPWLPPEARPEEAEPFGLVEHVRDVTACAVGLAESLLQRHPDFEIDLDTVLAGALIHDVSKLYEFDATDRTELGELLGHPYYGVAVVSQANLPVEMAHVVLSHSPKTTVEPATLEARLVRRADEAAAAAARASAGASAGQE; encoded by the coding sequence ATGGACATCGAGGGAGTGTTTCCCGAAATCGAGAGCATCGAGGACGACAGCCTGCGGACCGGCGTGGCGACGGCCTGGACGACCGCGGCGGGCGTCAACGGGCTGGACGTCGAGGAGTTGCCCCAGCAGCCGTGGCTGCCGCCCGAAGCGCGGCCGGAGGAGGCCGAGCCGTTCGGACTCGTCGAGCACGTCCGCGACGTGACCGCCTGTGCGGTCGGGCTGGCGGAGTCGCTGTTGCAGCGGCACCCCGACTTCGAAATCGACCTCGATACCGTCCTCGCGGGGGCGCTGATTCACGACGTCTCGAAGCTCTACGAGTTCGATGCGACCGACCGAACGGAACTCGGCGAGTTGCTCGGCCACCCCTACTACGGCGTCGCGGTCGTCTCGCAGGCGAACCTGCCGGTCGAGATGGCCCACGTCGTGCTCTCGCACTCGCCGAAGACGACCGTCGAGCCGGCGACCCTGGAGGCGAGGCTGGTCCGTCGGGCCGACGAGGCGGCCGCGGCGGCGGCCCGCGCGAGCGCCGGGGCGAGCGCCGGTCAGGAGTGA
- a CDS encoding DUF433 domain-containing protein — MAEIVRTDDVLGGDPRIEGTRVGVLHVYELVVEGEHSPVDVADQLDLSLGEVYSALAYYHEHPDEMREVRRSQEDAEVSLAEASLSPPEPAK, encoded by the coding sequence ATGGCCGAAATCGTCCGAACCGACGACGTGCTCGGTGGGGACCCCCGCATCGAGGGAACGCGGGTGGGCGTCCTCCACGTCTACGAGCTGGTAGTGGAAGGCGAACACTCTCCCGTCGACGTCGCTGACCAGCTCGATCTCTCACTAGGCGAAGTGTACTCGGCCCTCGCGTACTACCACGAGCATCCCGACGAGATGCGAGAGGTTCGACGTTCGCAGGAGGACGCCGAGGTCAGCCTCGCGGAGGCGTCCCTGTCTCCCCCGGAACCGGCGAAGTAG